A genomic window from Bubalus bubalis isolate 160015118507 breed Murrah chromosome X, NDDB_SH_1, whole genome shotgun sequence includes:
- the ZNF711 gene encoding zinc finger protein 711 isoform X1 — protein sequence MDPGGGSLGLHTSDSRMAHTMIMQDFVAGMTGTAHIDGDHIVVSVPEAVLVSDVVTDGGITLDHGLAAEVVHGPDIITETDVVTEGVIVPEAVLEADVAIEEDLEEDDGDHILTSELITETVRVPEQVFVADLVTGPDGHLEHVVQDCVSGVDSPTMVSEEVLVTNSDTETVIQAAGGVPGSTVTIKTEDDDDDDVKSTSEDYLMISLDDVGEKLEHMGNTPLKISSDGSQEDVKEDGFGSEVIKVYIFKAEAEDDVEIGGTEIVTESEYTNGHSVAGVLDQSRMQREKMVYMAVKDSSQEEDDIRDERRVSRRYEDCQSSGNTLDSTLENRSSTAAQYLQICDSINTNKVLKQKTKKRRRGETRQWQTAVIIGPDGQPLTVYPCHICTKKFKSRGFLKRHMKNHPDHLMRKKYQCTDCDFTTNKKVSFHNHLESHKLINKVDKTHEFTEYTRRYREASPLSSNKLILRDKEPKMHKCKYCDYETAEQGLLNRHLLAVHSKNFPHVCVECGKGFRHPSELKKHMRTHTGEKPYQCQYCIFRCADQSNLKTHIKSKHGNNLPYKCEHCPQAFGDERELQRHLDLFQGHKTHQCPHCDHKSTNSSDLKRHIISVHTKDFPHKCEVCDKGFHRPSELKKHSDIHKGRKIHQCRHCDFKTSDPFILSGHILSVHTKDQSLKCKRCKRGFRQQNELKKHMKTHSGRKIYQCEYCEYSTTDASGFKRHVISIHTKDYPHRCEFCKKGFRRPSEKNQHIMRHHKEALI from the exons TTGCTGGAATGACTGGTACTGCGCATATCGATGGAGACCATATTGTTGTTTCAGTTCCTGAAgctgtattagtttctgatgTTGTCACAGATGGTGGGATAACTCTTGATCATGGCCTTGCAGCTGAAGTTGTCCATGGGCCTGATATCATCACCGAGACTGATGTAGTAACAGAAGGTGTAATTGTTCCTGAAGCTGTACTTGAGGCTGATGTTGCTATTGAAGAAGATTTAGAGGAAGATGATGGTGATCACATCTTGACGTCTGAGCTAATTACAGAAACTGTTAGAGTACCTGAGCAGGTTTTTGTGGCTGATCTTGTTACTGGTCCTGATGGACACTTGGAACATGTGGTCCAAGATTGTGTTTCAGGAGTTGACTCTCCCACAATGGTTTCAGAGGAGGTTCTTGTAACTAATTCAGATACAGAAACTGTGATTCAAGCAGCTGGTGGTGTTCCTGGTTCTACAGTTACTATTAAAactgaagatgatgatgatgatgatgtcaaGAGCACTTCTGAAGACTACTTAATGATATCTT TAGATGATGTTGGGGAAAAATTAGAGCATATGGGGAACACACCATTAAAAATCAGCAGTGATGGTTCACAAGAAGATGTTAAAGAAGATGGATTTGGTTCAGAAGTAATAAAAGTGTATATATTTAAGGCCGAGGCTGAAGATGATGTTGAAATAG GTGGAACAGAAATTGTCACAGAGAGTGAGTACACCAATGGACATTCTGTAGCTGGAGTGCTTGACCAGAGCCGAATGCAGCGGGAGAAGATGGTTTACATGGCAGTTAAAGATTCTTCTCAAGAAGAAGATGatatca gagatgaaagaagagTTTCTCGAAGGTATGAAGATTGTCAGTCATCAG gaaatacTTTAGACTCAACATTAGAAAACAGAAGTAGTACAGCAGCACAATACCTTCAAATTTGTGATAGCATTAATACAAATAAAGTACTTAAACAAAAAAccaagaagaggagaaggggagaaacgAGGCAGTGGCAAACAG ctgtTATAATAGGCCCTGATGGACAACCCCTGACAGTGTATCCTTGCCATATTTGCACAAAAAAGTTTAAATCCCGAGGATTCTTGAAAAGACACATGAAGAATCATCCTGATCAtttgatgagaaaaaaatatcagtGTACAGATTGTGACTTTACAACTAACAAGAAAGTGAGTTTCCATAACCATTTAGAAAGCCATAAGCTTATAAACAAAGTTGACAAAACCCATGAATTTACAGAATACACACGAAGATACAGAGAAGCAAGTCCACTGAGTTCAAATAAACTTATATTAAGAGACAAGGAGCCGAAGATGCACAAGTGCAAATACTGTGACTATGAAACTGCGGAACAAGGACTGTTAAACCGACATTTACTGGCTGTTCACAGCAAGAATTTTCCTCATGTTTGTGTTGAGTGTGGGAAGGGCTTTCGACATCCTTCTGAACTCAAGAAACATATGAGAACCCATACTGGTGAGAAGCCATATCAGTGTCAGTATTGTATCTTCAGGTGTGCAGATCaatcaaatttgaaaactcacaTTAAGTCTAAGCATGGTAACAATTTACCATATAAATGTGAGCATTGCCCCCAAGCATTTGGTGATGAGAGAGAACTTCAACGCCATCTGGATTTGTTTCAAGGACATAAGACACACCAGTGTCCTCATTGTGACCATAAGAGCACCAACTCAAGTGACCTTAAGCGGCACATTATATCTGTCCACACTAAGGATTTTCCTCACAAATGTGAGGTCTGTGATAAAGGTTTCCATCGCCCTTCTGAGCTCAAAAAGCATAGTGATATCCATAAGGGTAGGAAGATTCATCAGTGTAGGCACTGTGACTTTAAAACATCAGATCCATTTATTCTTAGTGGTCATATCCTTTCAGTTCATACTAAGGATCAGTCATTGAAGTGTAAAAGGTGCAAAAGAGGGTTCAGACAACAAAATGAGCTCAAAAAGCATATGAAGACTCACAGTGGAAGGAAGATTTACCAATGTGAGTATTGTGAATACAGCACCACAGATGCATCTGGCTTTAAACGACATGTGATATCAATACATACAAAAGACTATCCACACAGGTGTGAATTCTGCAAGAAGGGATTCCGACGACCATCAGAAAAAAATCAGCATATTATGAGGCACCACAAGGAGGCTCTTATATAA
- the ZNF711 gene encoding zinc finger protein 711 isoform X4, giving the protein MDPGGGSLGLHTSDSRMAHTMIMQDFVAGMTGTAHIDGDHIVVSVPEAVLVSDVVTDGGITLDHGLAAEVVHGPDIITETDVVTEGVIVPEAVLEADVAIEEDLEEDDGDHILTSELITETVRVPEQVFVADLVTGPDGHLEHVVQDCVSGVDSPTMVSEEVLVTNSDTETVIQAAGGVPGSTVTIKTEDDDDDDVKSTSEDYLMISLDDVGEKLEHMGNTPLKISSDGSQEDVKEDGFGSEVIKVYIFKAEAEDDVEIGGTEIVTESEYTNGHSVAGVLDQSRMQREKMVYMAVKDSSQEEDDISCAKIADEVYMEVIVGEEEGIFPETQLEDFDVNKTIVPIVWAVVCGDERRVSRRYEDCQSSGNTLDSTLENRSSTAAQYLQICDSINTNKVLKQKTKKRRRGETRQWQTAVIIGPDGQPLTVYPCHICTKKFKSRGFLKRHMKNHPDHLMRKKYQCTDCDFTTNKKVSFHNHLESHKLINKVDKTHEFTEYTRRYREASPLSSNKLILRDKEPKMHKCKYCDYETAEQGLLNRHLLAVHSKNFPHVCVECGKGFRHPSELKKHMRTHTGEKPYQCQYCIFRCADQSNLKTHIKSKHGNNLPYKCEHCPQAFGDERELQRHLDLFQGHKTHQCPHCDHKSTNSSDLKRHIISVHTKDFPHKCEVCDKGFHRPSELKKHSDIHKGRKIHQCRHCDFKTSDPFILSGHILSVHTKDQSLKCKRCKRGFRQQNELKKHMKTHSGRKIYQCEYCEYSTTDASGFKRHVISIHTKDYPHRCEFCKKGFRRPSEKNQHIMRHHKEALI; this is encoded by the exons TTGCTGGAATGACTGGTACTGCGCATATCGATGGAGACCATATTGTTGTTTCAGTTCCTGAAgctgtattagtttctgatgTTGTCACAGATGGTGGGATAACTCTTGATCATGGCCTTGCAGCTGAAGTTGTCCATGGGCCTGATATCATCACCGAGACTGATGTAGTAACAGAAGGTGTAATTGTTCCTGAAGCTGTACTTGAGGCTGATGTTGCTATTGAAGAAGATTTAGAGGAAGATGATGGTGATCACATCTTGACGTCTGAGCTAATTACAGAAACTGTTAGAGTACCTGAGCAGGTTTTTGTGGCTGATCTTGTTACTGGTCCTGATGGACACTTGGAACATGTGGTCCAAGATTGTGTTTCAGGAGTTGACTCTCCCACAATGGTTTCAGAGGAGGTTCTTGTAACTAATTCAGATACAGAAACTGTGATTCAAGCAGCTGGTGGTGTTCCTGGTTCTACAGTTACTATTAAAactgaagatgatgatgatgatgatgtcaaGAGCACTTCTGAAGACTACTTAATGATATCTT TAGATGATGTTGGGGAAAAATTAGAGCATATGGGGAACACACCATTAAAAATCAGCAGTGATGGTTCACAAGAAGATGTTAAAGAAGATGGATTTGGTTCAGAAGTAATAAAAGTGTATATATTTAAGGCCGAGGCTGAAGATGATGTTGAAATAG GTGGAACAGAAATTGTCACAGAGAGTGAGTACACCAATGGACATTCTGTAGCTGGAGTGCTTGACCAGAGCCGAATGCAGCGGGAGAAGATGGTTTACATGGCAGTTAAAGATTCTTCTCAAGAAGAAGATGatatca gTTGTGCCAAAATAGCAGATGAAGTATACATGGAAGTCATTGtaggggaagaggaaggaattTTCCCTGAGACTCAACTTGAGGATTTCGATGTTAATAAAACAATTGTCCCTATTGTCTGGGCTGTGGTATGTG gagatgaaagaagagTTTCTCGAAGGTATGAAGATTGTCAGTCATCAG gaaatacTTTAGACTCAACATTAGAAAACAGAAGTAGTACAGCAGCACAATACCTTCAAATTTGTGATAGCATTAATACAAATAAAGTACTTAAACAAAAAAccaagaagaggagaaggggagaaacgAGGCAGTGGCAAACAG ctgtTATAATAGGCCCTGATGGACAACCCCTGACAGTGTATCCTTGCCATATTTGCACAAAAAAGTTTAAATCCCGAGGATTCTTGAAAAGACACATGAAGAATCATCCTGATCAtttgatgagaaaaaaatatcagtGTACAGATTGTGACTTTACAACTAACAAGAAAGTGAGTTTCCATAACCATTTAGAAAGCCATAAGCTTATAAACAAAGTTGACAAAACCCATGAATTTACAGAATACACACGAAGATACAGAGAAGCAAGTCCACTGAGTTCAAATAAACTTATATTAAGAGACAAGGAGCCGAAGATGCACAAGTGCAAATACTGTGACTATGAAACTGCGGAACAAGGACTGTTAAACCGACATTTACTGGCTGTTCACAGCAAGAATTTTCCTCATGTTTGTGTTGAGTGTGGGAAGGGCTTTCGACATCCTTCTGAACTCAAGAAACATATGAGAACCCATACTGGTGAGAAGCCATATCAGTGTCAGTATTGTATCTTCAGGTGTGCAGATCaatcaaatttgaaaactcacaTTAAGTCTAAGCATGGTAACAATTTACCATATAAATGTGAGCATTGCCCCCAAGCATTTGGTGATGAGAGAGAACTTCAACGCCATCTGGATTTGTTTCAAGGACATAAGACACACCAGTGTCCTCATTGTGACCATAAGAGCACCAACTCAAGTGACCTTAAGCGGCACATTATATCTGTCCACACTAAGGATTTTCCTCACAAATGTGAGGTCTGTGATAAAGGTTTCCATCGCCCTTCTGAGCTCAAAAAGCATAGTGATATCCATAAGGGTAGGAAGATTCATCAGTGTAGGCACTGTGACTTTAAAACATCAGATCCATTTATTCTTAGTGGTCATATCCTTTCAGTTCATACTAAGGATCAGTCATTGAAGTGTAAAAGGTGCAAAAGAGGGTTCAGACAACAAAATGAGCTCAAAAAGCATATGAAGACTCACAGTGGAAGGAAGATTTACCAATGTGAGTATTGTGAATACAGCACCACAGATGCATCTGGCTTTAAACGACATGTGATATCAATACATACAAAAGACTATCCACACAGGTGTGAATTCTGCAAGAAGGGATTCCGACGACCATCAGAAAAAAATCAGCATATTATGAGGCACCACAAGGAGGCTCTTATATAA
- the ZNF711 gene encoding zinc finger protein 711 isoform X2 yields the protein MTGTAHIDGDHIVVSVPEAVLVSDVVTDGGITLDHGLAAEVVHGPDIITETDVVTEGVIVPEAVLEADVAIEEDLEEDDGDHILTSELITETVRVPEQVFVADLVTGPDGHLEHVVQDCVSGVDSPTMVSEEVLVTNSDTETVIQAAGGVPGSTVTIKTEDDDDDDVKSTSEDYLMISLDDVGEKLEHMGNTPLKISSDGSQEDVKEDGFGSEVIKVYIFKAEAEDDVEIGGTEIVTESEYTNGHSVAGVLDQSRMQREKMVYMAVKDSSQEEDDIRDERRVSRRYEDCQSSGNTLDSTLENRSSTAAQYLQICDSINTNKVLKQKTKKRRRGETRQWQTAVIIGPDGQPLTVYPCHICTKKFKSRGFLKRHMKNHPDHLMRKKYQCTDCDFTTNKKVSFHNHLESHKLINKVDKTHEFTEYTRRYREASPLSSNKLILRDKEPKMHKCKYCDYETAEQGLLNRHLLAVHSKNFPHVCVECGKGFRHPSELKKHMRTHTGEKPYQCQYCIFRCADQSNLKTHIKSKHGNNLPYKCEHCPQAFGDERELQRHLDLFQGHKTHQCPHCDHKSTNSSDLKRHIISVHTKDFPHKCEVCDKGFHRPSELKKHSDIHKGRKIHQCRHCDFKTSDPFILSGHILSVHTKDQSLKCKRCKRGFRQQNELKKHMKTHSGRKIYQCEYCEYSTTDASGFKRHVISIHTKDYPHRCEFCKKGFRRPSEKNQHIMRHHKEALI from the exons ATGACTGGTACTGCGCATATCGATGGAGACCATATTGTTGTTTCAGTTCCTGAAgctgtattagtttctgatgTTGTCACAGATGGTGGGATAACTCTTGATCATGGCCTTGCAGCTGAAGTTGTCCATGGGCCTGATATCATCACCGAGACTGATGTAGTAACAGAAGGTGTAATTGTTCCTGAAGCTGTACTTGAGGCTGATGTTGCTATTGAAGAAGATTTAGAGGAAGATGATGGTGATCACATCTTGACGTCTGAGCTAATTACAGAAACTGTTAGAGTACCTGAGCAGGTTTTTGTGGCTGATCTTGTTACTGGTCCTGATGGACACTTGGAACATGTGGTCCAAGATTGTGTTTCAGGAGTTGACTCTCCCACAATGGTTTCAGAGGAGGTTCTTGTAACTAATTCAGATACAGAAACTGTGATTCAAGCAGCTGGTGGTGTTCCTGGTTCTACAGTTACTATTAAAactgaagatgatgatgatgatgatgtcaaGAGCACTTCTGAAGACTACTTAATGATATCTT TAGATGATGTTGGGGAAAAATTAGAGCATATGGGGAACACACCATTAAAAATCAGCAGTGATGGTTCACAAGAAGATGTTAAAGAAGATGGATTTGGTTCAGAAGTAATAAAAGTGTATATATTTAAGGCCGAGGCTGAAGATGATGTTGAAATAG GTGGAACAGAAATTGTCACAGAGAGTGAGTACACCAATGGACATTCTGTAGCTGGAGTGCTTGACCAGAGCCGAATGCAGCGGGAGAAGATGGTTTACATGGCAGTTAAAGATTCTTCTCAAGAAGAAGATGatatca gagatgaaagaagagTTTCTCGAAGGTATGAAGATTGTCAGTCATCAG gaaatacTTTAGACTCAACATTAGAAAACAGAAGTAGTACAGCAGCACAATACCTTCAAATTTGTGATAGCATTAATACAAATAAAGTACTTAAACAAAAAAccaagaagaggagaaggggagaaacgAGGCAGTGGCAAACAG ctgtTATAATAGGCCCTGATGGACAACCCCTGACAGTGTATCCTTGCCATATTTGCACAAAAAAGTTTAAATCCCGAGGATTCTTGAAAAGACACATGAAGAATCATCCTGATCAtttgatgagaaaaaaatatcagtGTACAGATTGTGACTTTACAACTAACAAGAAAGTGAGTTTCCATAACCATTTAGAAAGCCATAAGCTTATAAACAAAGTTGACAAAACCCATGAATTTACAGAATACACACGAAGATACAGAGAAGCAAGTCCACTGAGTTCAAATAAACTTATATTAAGAGACAAGGAGCCGAAGATGCACAAGTGCAAATACTGTGACTATGAAACTGCGGAACAAGGACTGTTAAACCGACATTTACTGGCTGTTCACAGCAAGAATTTTCCTCATGTTTGTGTTGAGTGTGGGAAGGGCTTTCGACATCCTTCTGAACTCAAGAAACATATGAGAACCCATACTGGTGAGAAGCCATATCAGTGTCAGTATTGTATCTTCAGGTGTGCAGATCaatcaaatttgaaaactcacaTTAAGTCTAAGCATGGTAACAATTTACCATATAAATGTGAGCATTGCCCCCAAGCATTTGGTGATGAGAGAGAACTTCAACGCCATCTGGATTTGTTTCAAGGACATAAGACACACCAGTGTCCTCATTGTGACCATAAGAGCACCAACTCAAGTGACCTTAAGCGGCACATTATATCTGTCCACACTAAGGATTTTCCTCACAAATGTGAGGTCTGTGATAAAGGTTTCCATCGCCCTTCTGAGCTCAAAAAGCATAGTGATATCCATAAGGGTAGGAAGATTCATCAGTGTAGGCACTGTGACTTTAAAACATCAGATCCATTTATTCTTAGTGGTCATATCCTTTCAGTTCATACTAAGGATCAGTCATTGAAGTGTAAAAGGTGCAAAAGAGGGTTCAGACAACAAAATGAGCTCAAAAAGCATATGAAGACTCACAGTGGAAGGAAGATTTACCAATGTGAGTATTGTGAATACAGCACCACAGATGCATCTGGCTTTAAACGACATGTGATATCAATACATACAAAAGACTATCCACACAGGTGTGAATTCTGCAAGAAGGGATTCCGACGACCATCAGAAAAAAATCAGCATATTATGAGGCACCACAAGGAGGCTCTTATATAA
- the ZNF711 gene encoding zinc finger protein 711 isoform X3 translates to MDPGGGSLGLHTSDSRMAHTMIMQDFAEVVHGPDIITETDVVTEGVIVPEAVLEADVAIEEDLEEDDGDHILTSELITETVRVPEQVFVADLVTGPDGHLEHVVQDCVSGVDSPTMVSEEVLVTNSDTETVIQAAGGVPGSTVTIKTEDDDDDDVKSTSEDYLMISLDDVGEKLEHMGNTPLKISSDGSQEDVKEDGFGSEVIKVYIFKAEAEDDVEIGGTEIVTESEYTNGHSVAGVLDQSRMQREKMVYMAVKDSSQEEDDIRDERRVSRRYEDCQSSGNTLDSTLENRSSTAAQYLQICDSINTNKVLKQKTKKRRRGETRQWQTAVIIGPDGQPLTVYPCHICTKKFKSRGFLKRHMKNHPDHLMRKKYQCTDCDFTTNKKVSFHNHLESHKLINKVDKTHEFTEYTRRYREASPLSSNKLILRDKEPKMHKCKYCDYETAEQGLLNRHLLAVHSKNFPHVCVECGKGFRHPSELKKHMRTHTGEKPYQCQYCIFRCADQSNLKTHIKSKHGNNLPYKCEHCPQAFGDERELQRHLDLFQGHKTHQCPHCDHKSTNSSDLKRHIISVHTKDFPHKCEVCDKGFHRPSELKKHSDIHKGRKIHQCRHCDFKTSDPFILSGHILSVHTKDQSLKCKRCKRGFRQQNELKKHMKTHSGRKIYQCEYCEYSTTDASGFKRHVISIHTKDYPHRCEFCKKGFRRPSEKNQHIMRHHKEALI, encoded by the exons CTGAAGTTGTCCATGGGCCTGATATCATCACCGAGACTGATGTAGTAACAGAAGGTGTAATTGTTCCTGAAGCTGTACTTGAGGCTGATGTTGCTATTGAAGAAGATTTAGAGGAAGATGATGGTGATCACATCTTGACGTCTGAGCTAATTACAGAAACTGTTAGAGTACCTGAGCAGGTTTTTGTGGCTGATCTTGTTACTGGTCCTGATGGACACTTGGAACATGTGGTCCAAGATTGTGTTTCAGGAGTTGACTCTCCCACAATGGTTTCAGAGGAGGTTCTTGTAACTAATTCAGATACAGAAACTGTGATTCAAGCAGCTGGTGGTGTTCCTGGTTCTACAGTTACTATTAAAactgaagatgatgatgatgatgatgtcaaGAGCACTTCTGAAGACTACTTAATGATATCTT TAGATGATGTTGGGGAAAAATTAGAGCATATGGGGAACACACCATTAAAAATCAGCAGTGATGGTTCACAAGAAGATGTTAAAGAAGATGGATTTGGTTCAGAAGTAATAAAAGTGTATATATTTAAGGCCGAGGCTGAAGATGATGTTGAAATAG GTGGAACAGAAATTGTCACAGAGAGTGAGTACACCAATGGACATTCTGTAGCTGGAGTGCTTGACCAGAGCCGAATGCAGCGGGAGAAGATGGTTTACATGGCAGTTAAAGATTCTTCTCAAGAAGAAGATGatatca gagatgaaagaagagTTTCTCGAAGGTATGAAGATTGTCAGTCATCAG gaaatacTTTAGACTCAACATTAGAAAACAGAAGTAGTACAGCAGCACAATACCTTCAAATTTGTGATAGCATTAATACAAATAAAGTACTTAAACAAAAAAccaagaagaggagaaggggagaaacgAGGCAGTGGCAAACAG ctgtTATAATAGGCCCTGATGGACAACCCCTGACAGTGTATCCTTGCCATATTTGCACAAAAAAGTTTAAATCCCGAGGATTCTTGAAAAGACACATGAAGAATCATCCTGATCAtttgatgagaaaaaaatatcagtGTACAGATTGTGACTTTACAACTAACAAGAAAGTGAGTTTCCATAACCATTTAGAAAGCCATAAGCTTATAAACAAAGTTGACAAAACCCATGAATTTACAGAATACACACGAAGATACAGAGAAGCAAGTCCACTGAGTTCAAATAAACTTATATTAAGAGACAAGGAGCCGAAGATGCACAAGTGCAAATACTGTGACTATGAAACTGCGGAACAAGGACTGTTAAACCGACATTTACTGGCTGTTCACAGCAAGAATTTTCCTCATGTTTGTGTTGAGTGTGGGAAGGGCTTTCGACATCCTTCTGAACTCAAGAAACATATGAGAACCCATACTGGTGAGAAGCCATATCAGTGTCAGTATTGTATCTTCAGGTGTGCAGATCaatcaaatttgaaaactcacaTTAAGTCTAAGCATGGTAACAATTTACCATATAAATGTGAGCATTGCCCCCAAGCATTTGGTGATGAGAGAGAACTTCAACGCCATCTGGATTTGTTTCAAGGACATAAGACACACCAGTGTCCTCATTGTGACCATAAGAGCACCAACTCAAGTGACCTTAAGCGGCACATTATATCTGTCCACACTAAGGATTTTCCTCACAAATGTGAGGTCTGTGATAAAGGTTTCCATCGCCCTTCTGAGCTCAAAAAGCATAGTGATATCCATAAGGGTAGGAAGATTCATCAGTGTAGGCACTGTGACTTTAAAACATCAGATCCATTTATTCTTAGTGGTCATATCCTTTCAGTTCATACTAAGGATCAGTCATTGAAGTGTAAAAGGTGCAAAAGAGGGTTCAGACAACAAAATGAGCTCAAAAAGCATATGAAGACTCACAGTGGAAGGAAGATTTACCAATGTGAGTATTGTGAATACAGCACCACAGATGCATCTGGCTTTAAACGACATGTGATATCAATACATACAAAAGACTATCCACACAGGTGTGAATTCTGCAAGAAGGGATTCCGACGACCATCAGAAAAAAATCAGCATATTATGAGGCACCACAAGGAGGCTCTTATATAA